The Desulfuromonas acetexigens genome has a segment encoding these proteins:
- a CDS encoding NAD(P)/FAD-dependent oxidoreductase — protein sequence MKKDILEKGAIIQRDKETYAVAPHIPAGITSPAQLRKIADVAEKYGAQALKLTSAQRIAIVGLDESKLDDIWGELDEKPGAAIGMCVRSVKVCPGTTFCKRGQQDSVAVGLAMDEKYHGLELTWKFKMGVSGCPNDCGEVCIKDLGVIGSPRGWNILVGGNGGSKPRLSMRLIEDVPTNEEALAIVDKILEWFKSKNQRSRLGKYIEDVGFEAFREEVLAAIKA from the coding sequence ATGAAAAAAGATATTCTCGAAAAAGGCGCCATCATCCAGCGCGACAAGGAAACCTACGCCGTCGCCCCCCATATCCCCGCCGGCATCACCAGCCCCGCCCAGTTGCGGAAGATCGCCGATGTCGCCGAGAAATACGGTGCCCAGGCACTGAAGCTGACCAGCGCTCAGCGTATCGCCATCGTCGGCCTCGACGAGAGTAAGCTCGATGACATCTGGGGCGAGTTGGACGAAAAGCCCGGCGCGGCCATCGGCATGTGCGTGCGCTCGGTGAAGGTTTGCCCCGGCACCACCTTTTGCAAGCGCGGCCAGCAGGATTCCGTCGCCGTCGGTCTGGCGATGGATGAGAAGTATCACGGGCTGGAGTTGACCTGGAAGTTCAAGATGGGGGTTTCCGGCTGCCCCAACGACTGTGGCGAGGTCTGTATCAAGGATCTTGGTGTCATCGGTTCTCCCCGGGGCTGGAACATCCTGGTCGGCGGCAACGGCGGCAGCAAGCCGCGCCTCTCGATGCGCCTGATCGAGGATGTGCCGACCAACGAGGAGGCCCTGGCGATCGTCGACAAGATTCTGGAATGGTTCAAGTCGAAGAACCAGCGTTCACGCCTCGGCAAATATATCGAGGATGTCGGTTTCGAGGCCTTCCGGGAAGAAGTCCTGGCGGCGATCAAAGCGTAA
- a CDS encoding FKBP-type peptidyl-prolyl cis-trans isomerase: MKQIVGAVLAVLLVAAGCTAGEKSGESKKVELTSVKDKVSYGIGMSMGRDFANQKIEVDPAILAQGIKDTLAGGPTLMTDEEAQTTLMNFQQEMMAKQEAEVQAMGEKNQAAGAAFLAENGTKEGVVTLPSGLQYKVLNEGTGKSPAKEDTVTVNYRGTLIDGTEFDSSYKRGEPATFPVGGVIPGWTEALQLMKEGAKWQLFIPADLAYGERGAGPVIEPNSTLLFEVELISIQNDK; this comes from the coding sequence ATGAAACAGATTGTTGGCGCGGTTTTGGCGGTTCTGCTGGTGGCGGCCGGTTGTACGGCCGGGGAAAAGAGTGGCGAAAGTAAAAAAGTGGAGCTGACCAGCGTCAAGGACAAGGTCAGCTACGGTATTGGCATGAGCATGGGGCGTGATTTCGCCAACCAGAAGATCGAAGTCGACCCCGCCATTCTCGCCCAGGGGATCAAAGATACCCTCGCCGGCGGTCCGACCCTGATGACCGATGAAGAGGCGCAGACCACCCTGATGAACTTCCAGCAGGAGATGATGGCCAAGCAGGAAGCCGAGGTCCAGGCCATGGGTGAAAAGAATCAGGCGGCGGGCGCCGCTTTTCTCGCTGAGAACGGCACGAAGGAAGGGGTTGTGACCCTGCCCAGCGGTCTGCAGTACAAGGTTCTCAACGAAGGCACGGGCAAGTCCCCGGCCAAGGAGGATACGGTCACCGTCAACTATCGCGGTACCCTGATCGATGGCACCGAATTCGACAGCTCTTACAAGCGCGGCGAGCCGGCGACCTTCCCGGTCGGTGGCGTGATTCCCGGCTGGACCGAGGCGTTGCAACTGATGAAGGAAGGGGCCAAGTGGCAGCTCTTCATCCCGGCGGATCTCGCCTATGGGGAGCGGGGCGCCGGACCGGTCATCGAGCCCAACTCGACCCTGCTTTTCGAGGTTGAGCTGATTTCCATCCAGAACGATAAATAA
- a CDS encoding response regulator transcription factor gives MSKPHLLLVEDEPGIARGLVFNLEEDGFRVTHVETGEEALDLVWEENFDLLVLDVMLPGISGMEVCEEIRRHDPRLPIIMLTARGEEQDRIEGLATGADDYLTKPFSLDEFLLRIKGMLRRSEWYRSGGRAGRTYRFGDNEIDLTEQKAKTARGEISLTELEVRMLRTFFRREGETLSRAELLAAVWGMAPDTETRTLDNFIVRMRKYFEADPANPTHFHTVRGRGYRFTRQGKT, from the coding sequence ATGTCGAAACCGCACCTGCTTTTGGTCGAAGATGAACCGGGCATCGCCCGCGGCCTGGTCTTCAATCTCGAAGAAGACGGCTTTCGGGTGACCCATGTGGAAACGGGCGAAGAAGCCCTGGATCTGGTCTGGGAGGAAAATTTCGATCTGCTGGTGCTGGATGTGATGCTGCCGGGTATCAGCGGCATGGAGGTCTGCGAGGAAATCCGCCGCCACGACCCACGCCTGCCGATCATCATGCTCACCGCCCGCGGCGAGGAGCAAGACCGGATTGAAGGACTGGCGACCGGCGCCGACGACTATCTGACCAAACCTTTCAGCCTGGATGAGTTTCTGCTGCGCATCAAGGGGATGCTGCGCCGCTCCGAATGGTACCGTTCGGGCGGGAGGGCGGGACGGACCTACCGCTTCGGCGACAACGAAATCGACCTGACAGAGCAGAAAGCCAAAACGGCGCGGGGAGAGATCAGCCTGACCGAACTGGAGGTGAGGATGTTGCGGACCTTTTTCCGCCGGGAAGGAGAAACGCTGAGCCGCGCCGAACTGCTGGCAGCGGTCTGGGGCATGGCGCCGGACACGGAAACCCGCACCCTCGACAACTTCATCGTGCGCATGCGCAAATACTTTGAGGCCGACCCCGCCAACCCCACGCACTTTCACACCGTCCGCGGCCGCGGCTACCGCTTTACCCGCCAAGGGAAAACTTAA
- a CDS encoding FKBP-type peptidyl-prolyl cis-trans isomerase, which produces MAGAKKGDQVKVFYVGRLADGSVFDSSEGQAPLEFIVGRKEVIRGFDQAVLGMTPGEVKTLTLPAEQAYGPYQEDMVAEVQRADVPAQLKLVVGNHLELTREDGEPIVVKIIALDETKVTLDANHPLAGQDLTFEIRLLDIL; this is translated from the coding sequence ATGGCAGGGGCGAAAAAAGGAGATCAGGTCAAGGTTTTCTATGTGGGGCGCTTAGCTGACGGCAGCGTTTTCGACAGCTCGGAAGGGCAGGCCCCTTTGGAATTCATCGTTGGGCGCAAGGAGGTCATCCGCGGCTTCGATCAGGCGGTGCTGGGCATGACTCCCGGCGAGGTCAAGACCCTGACTCTGCCGGCGGAACAGGCCTATGGACCCTATCAGGAAGATATGGTCGCCGAGGTCCAGCGTGCCGACGTCCCCGCCCAATTGAAGTTGGTGGTCGGTAATCATTTGGAGTTGACCCGGGAAGATGGCGAGCCGATTGTGGTCAAGATCATCGCCCTGGACGAGACCAAGGTAACTCTGGATGCCAACCATCCTCTGGCGGGTCAGGATCTGACCTTCGAAATTCGCCTGCTGGATATTCTCTAA
- a CDS encoding NAD(P)H-dependent flavin oxidoreductase, producing MYSPLTIGKHTVPFPLIQGGMGVRISAANLAGHVALCGGVGLIATAGIGLNSPHYDGKNFFTADPLALKDELRKAYAIAPAGVIGTNCMVAVTNYDEIVRVSCEGGAKVIVSGAGLPLNLPGLTADYPDVALVPIVSSVKAAELIAKKWHRGFNRLPDAVVVEDPDTAGGHLGEKIENIGNGDYDQYATVRGVKAYFRETWNLDIPIIAAGGIWDRADLIHALEQGADGVQMASRFVCTEECDASDAFKQTYLDCRQEDIGLIMSPAGLPGRAILKDFDKVRERDVRLNVRCPSACLKKCAYKSGQERFCIVHALDRAQRGDVETGLVFCGTNAWKADRITTVRAIFDELFAEQQVAQDPEVVNA from the coding sequence ATGTATTCCCCCCTGACCATCGGCAAGCATACCGTTCCCTTCCCTCTCATTCAAGGAGGCATGGGGGTGCGCATCTCGGCCGCCAATCTGGCCGGGCACGTCGCCCTCTGCGGCGGCGTGGGCCTGATCGCCACTGCCGGTATCGGCCTCAACAGCCCCCATTACGACGGCAAGAACTTTTTCACCGCCGACCCCCTGGCGCTCAAGGATGAACTGCGCAAGGCCTACGCCATCGCCCCCGCGGGAGTTATCGGCACCAACTGCATGGTGGCGGTGACCAACTACGATGAAATCGTCCGGGTCTCCTGCGAAGGGGGCGCCAAGGTCATCGTCAGCGGCGCCGGTTTGCCCCTCAACCTTCCCGGCCTGACTGCCGACTATCCCGATGTCGCGCTGGTCCCCATTGTTTCCTCGGTCAAGGCGGCGGAACTGATCGCCAAGAAGTGGCATCGCGGCTTCAACCGCCTGCCCGACGCGGTGGTGGTGGAGGACCCCGACACCGCCGGCGGCCATCTCGGCGAAAAAATTGAAAATATTGGTAACGGCGACTATGACCAGTACGCCACGGTGCGTGGGGTCAAAGCCTACTTCCGGGAGACCTGGAATCTCGACATCCCCATTATCGCCGCTGGCGGCATCTGGGATCGTGCCGATCTGATCCATGCTCTGGAGCAGGGGGCCGACGGGGTGCAGATGGCCAGCCGCTTTGTCTGCACTGAAGAGTGCGACGCCTCCGACGCCTTTAAGCAGACGTATCTCGATTGCCGCCAGGAGGACATCGGGTTGATCATGAGCCCGGCCGGTCTACCGGGGCGGGCGATCCTGAAAGATTTCGACAAGGTTCGCGAGCGGGATGTGCGGCTCAATGTGCGTTGCCCTTCCGCCTGTTTGAAAAAGTGTGCGTACAAATCCGGACAGGAGCGCTTCTGCATCGTTCACGCTCTGGATCGCGCCCAGCGCGGCGATGTGGAAACCGGCTTGGTCTTTTGCGGTACCAACGCCTGGAAGGCCGATCGCATCACCACGGTCCGGGCGATTTTCGACGAACTCTTCGCCGAACAGCAGGTCGCGCAGGATCCTGAAGTGGTCAATGCCTGA
- a CDS encoding cytochrome c3 family protein yields MKKLLVVAMLAAFAAAPAFAADVYTYEGKGVVTFDHKGHADKLGCEACHQGEPAKIEVTKDSAHKDVCKNCHTEKGGPTKCNDCHVKK; encoded by the coding sequence ATGAAAAAACTGCTGGTTGTTGCCATGCTCGCCGCCTTTGCCGCTGCCCCTGCTTTTGCTGCCGACGTTTACACCTACGAAGGCAAAGGGGTCGTGACCTTTGACCACAAAGGCCATGCCGACAAGTTGGGTTGCGAAGCTTGCCATCAGGGCGAGCCGGCCAAAATCGAAGTGACCAAAGACTCCGCTCACAAGGACGTCTGCAAAAACTGTCACACCGAAAAAGGCGGCCCCACCAAGTGTAACGATTGTCACGTCAAGAAGTAA
- a CDS encoding ATP-binding protein translates to MSETDLQDPPNPAAPSSPQPPVLDEKVLGQCRADGVTFRAAQAEAITRLLESLAKGRRQLAESFAQRPKNPPPEEAKEFVKRLQTELTAQRTWLLKKVRPQFEQATKGRLAGRKTVLALLEKLTDSARKQLERYQAERDALPLPADAGLSAQLAFRLRETARARGLLNSPAENLPTTEELEYHPLVEELSELSARLHSRVADLWPSIRFHFQVAEEELARLVVSEEEKKSAVDFGKGVEEAEQLACGVLATAEQQIAELFAPLDDYWAGLAERLEVCGQKLAGGKYSGSQPWQDLGESLKRRGKKAFRHYFDISDQEETSLLRAASHKMFSNLQEVLHKEAAPQEKLLSLTDLPSAQEVLRRSETFPPLHRRLFTLGPLKTREFLVARDEELEVLDDLFTRWEQGQACSLAVIGPEGSGKTSLVNCFASEYGAQGELLRLEIDKRLQSPEDVIELFRQGFDIKKPLATLDELIGELLTRPKGMVLVEGGHNLALRVVGGGRAVEALCYLLLATRRHFLWLVTFRKVPWERLDYQYQINRFFTHQISTLLAGQQEIRQVLLLRQRISGYPLTFSGEGNGKESNGTTGDGRERENRFFRELFTASGGNLDAAFHYWLLCLGYDAESESFHACPLGKIDFSFLRELDGDQRLTLAEVLGHGGLSAEEHQRIFHCDPLTGRLRLEYLASLGLLLVEPPRGAGGDVRYRLNPVYYTPVVKTLEVMNILY, encoded by the coding sequence ATGTCGGAAACAGACTTGCAAGATCCTCCCAATCCCGCCGCCCCATCCTCGCCCCAGCCGCCGGTCCTGGATGAAAAGGTCCTGGGGCAGTGTCGGGCCGACGGCGTCACCTTTCGCGCCGCTCAGGCCGAAGCCATCACCCGGTTACTGGAGTCCCTCGCCAAAGGTCGGCGACAGCTGGCCGAATCCTTCGCGCAGCGGCCGAAGAACCCGCCGCCGGAAGAGGCGAAAGAGTTCGTCAAGCGTCTGCAAACGGAACTGACCGCCCAGCGCACCTGGCTGCTGAAAAAGGTTCGACCCCAGTTCGAACAGGCCACCAAGGGGCGGCTCGCGGGGAGAAAAACCGTCCTCGCCCTGCTCGAAAAGCTTACCGACAGCGCCCGGAAACAGCTCGAACGTTACCAGGCCGAAAGGGACGCCCTCCCCCTCCCCGCGGACGCCGGCCTGTCGGCTCAGCTCGCCTTCCGTTTGCGGGAAACCGCCCGAGCCCGGGGCCTGCTCAACAGCCCGGCCGAAAACCTGCCGACGACCGAAGAACTGGAGTACCATCCACTGGTCGAAGAACTCAGCGAACTGAGCGCGCGCCTGCACAGCCGCGTGGCCGACCTTTGGCCGAGCATCCGCTTTCATTTCCAGGTTGCCGAGGAAGAGCTGGCCCGTCTCGTTGTTTCCGAAGAGGAAAAGAAGTCTGCCGTCGACTTCGGCAAGGGGGTCGAAGAGGCCGAACAGCTCGCCTGCGGTGTCCTCGCCACTGCCGAACAGCAGATCGCCGAACTCTTCGCCCCCCTGGACGACTACTGGGCCGGGCTGGCCGAACGCCTGGAAGTCTGCGGCCAGAAACTGGCCGGGGGGAAATATTCCGGATCTCAGCCCTGGCAAGATCTGGGCGAGAGCCTCAAGCGTCGGGGGAAAAAGGCATTCCGCCACTATTTCGACATCTCCGACCAGGAAGAGACCTCCCTCCTGCGCGCCGCTTCACACAAAATGTTCAGCAACCTGCAAGAGGTTCTGCACAAGGAAGCGGCCCCGCAGGAAAAACTCCTGAGCCTCACCGACCTGCCCTCCGCCCAGGAAGTGCTGCGCCGCAGCGAAACCTTCCCCCCTCTGCATCGCCGGCTTTTCACTCTCGGCCCGCTGAAGACCCGGGAATTCCTCGTCGCCCGCGACGAGGAACTGGAGGTGCTGGATGATCTCTTCACCCGCTGGGAACAGGGGCAGGCGTGCAGCCTGGCGGTGATCGGGCCGGAGGGGAGCGGCAAAACGTCGCTGGTCAACTGTTTCGCCAGCGAATACGGCGCTCAGGGGGAACTGCTGCGTCTCGAAATCGACAAGCGACTGCAATCCCCGGAGGATGTCATCGAACTGTTCCGGCAAGGATTCGATATCAAAAAACCGCTCGCCACCCTCGACGAACTGATCGGGGAGCTGTTGACCCGCCCAAAAGGCATGGTGCTGGTCGAGGGCGGACACAACCTGGCCTTGCGCGTGGTGGGCGGCGGCCGCGCGGTAGAGGCCCTGTGCTACCTGCTGCTGGCCACCCGCCGACATTTTCTCTGGCTGGTCACCTTTCGCAAAGTCCCCTGGGAACGCCTCGATTACCAGTACCAGATCAACCGCTTCTTCACCCACCAGATTTCGACCTTGCTTGCCGGCCAGCAGGAGATTCGCCAGGTCCTGCTGCTGCGTCAGCGCATTTCCGGCTATCCGCTAACCTTCTCCGGCGAAGGAAACGGGAAAGAGAGCAACGGCACCACCGGCGACGGGCGCGAGCGGGAAAACCGCTTCTTCCGCGAACTTTTCACGGCCAGCGGTGGCAACCTCGACGCAGCGTTCCACTACTGGCTCCTCTGCCTCGGCTACGATGCCGAAAGCGAGAGCTTTCACGCCTGTCCCCTGGGAAAGATCGACTTTTCCTTTCTTCGGGAACTGGACGGCGACCAGCGCTTAACCCTGGCGGAAGTTCTCGGTCACGGCGGGCTTTCGGCCGAGGAACACCAGCGCATCTTCCACTGCGATCCCCTGACCGGCCGCCTGCGCCTGGAATACCTGGCGAGCCTCGGACTGCTGCTGGTCGAACCCCCACGGGGAGCGGGAGGAGACGTCCGCTACCGGCTCAATCCCGTCTACTACACGCCGGTTGTCAAAACACTGGAAGTCATGAATATCCTTTATTGA
- a CDS encoding sensor histidine kinase: MKDIKRFITPLFALIGIQLLWVVVVVFWIAWFMKSHSRLRAVAETYSPELLQGGTDWFILVEGILLLCAILAGVYVIFLYWRRQAELYRAQRNFIAQVTHELKSPLASLQLHLETIRRRRLSPEKLSTFLDTMLGDTDRLDTLINNLLSAQRLDQKGIKLNLVRDNLSERVTDYFRPRQFSLPKAGTMHLDIEPDLYADLDSEALETIFRNLLENAILYASGSPVVEVALKSQGRKAHLTFTDHGKGVPRNEQKKVFRMFYRVKHPGETIRGSGLGLFIVQALTRMHRGKVWLTSEGVGKGASIHLLLPLRKPPTGEDA, encoded by the coding sequence ATGAAAGATATCAAACGCTTCATTACTCCGCTCTTCGCCCTGATCGGCATTCAGCTGCTCTGGGTGGTGGTCGTGGTCTTTTGGATCGCCTGGTTCATGAAAAGCCACTCGCGACTGCGCGCCGTGGCGGAAACCTACAGCCCGGAACTGCTGCAGGGGGGGACCGACTGGTTCATTCTGGTCGAAGGCATCCTGCTGCTCTGCGCCATTCTCGCCGGGGTCTATGTCATCTTCCTCTATTGGCGCCGTCAGGCGGAGCTTTACCGGGCACAGCGCAACTTCATCGCTCAGGTGACCCACGAACTCAAATCCCCCCTCGCTTCCTTACAATTACACCTGGAAACCATCCGCCGCCGCCGGCTCTCGCCGGAGAAGCTGTCGACCTTTCTCGACACCATGCTCGGCGACACCGACCGCCTCGATACCCTGATCAACAATCTGCTCTCGGCGCAGCGCCTCGACCAGAAAGGGATCAAGCTCAACCTGGTCAGGGACAATCTTTCCGAACGGGTGACCGACTATTTCCGCCCCCGCCAGTTTTCCCTGCCGAAAGCCGGAACCATGCATCTCGACATCGAACCGGACCTGTACGCCGATCTCGATTCCGAGGCGCTGGAAACGATTTTCCGCAACCTGCTGGAAAATGCCATCCTCTACGCCTCCGGCTCCCCCGTCGTCGAAGTCGCCCTGAAAAGCCAGGGGCGGAAGGCCCACCTGACCTTCACCGACCATGGCAAGGGGGTTCCCCGGAACGAACAGAAGAAGGTTTTCCGCATGTTCTACCGGGTCAAGCATCCCGGGGAGACGATTCGCGGTTCGGGCCTCGGCCTCTTTATCGTCCAGGCGCTGACCCGCATGCATCGCGGCAAGGTCTGGCTCACCAGCGAGGGGGTCGGCAAGGGAGCCAGCATCCACCTTTTGCTCCCCCTACGTAAGCCGCCAACGGGAGAGGACGCCTGA
- a CDS encoding M48 family metallopeptidase — MTTLLLLLYLFTLLAGLLLRALNLAYLKIHGAVVPAGFEGVIDGEVLRKASAYTLDNSRLGLIESLFDSTVLLLFLFAGPLPLYDRCIESLGLPPVAAGTLFYLLLLTAKTLLDIPFSLYRTFVLEARYGFNTQTLGLWIADLLKGLAISLVLLGLLLAGGFWLVEVSPQSWWLWGWGLFALFTLFVMLISPYVIEPLFFRFEPVRKEGVEEGVKALMARAGLAAGRVFQVDASRRSRHGNAYFTGIGRVKRIVLFDTLIERLQAGEILAILAHEIGHWKKRHIFKRLLVTELLALGSFYLAYRLIGWGGVPGLFGIDSLSFAAQWLPLAFLGSLVSFPFTPVSAWFFRRDEWQADRYACELHGNPEDLASGLVTLARDNLANLHPHPWYAAFYFSHPPVVERVRRLREAGK, encoded by the coding sequence ATGACGACTCTTCTGCTTTTGTTGTATCTCTTCACACTCCTGGCCGGGCTGTTGCTGCGCGCCCTCAATCTGGCCTATCTGAAAATCCATGGCGCTGTTGTTCCCGCCGGATTCGAGGGAGTGATCGACGGCGAGGTGTTGCGGAAAGCCTCGGCCTACACCCTCGACAACAGCCGACTCGGCCTGATCGAAAGCCTTTTCGACAGCACAGTGCTGCTACTCTTTCTTTTCGCTGGGCCGCTGCCCCTCTACGACCGCTGTATCGAAAGCCTGGGTCTCCCGCCCGTTGCCGCCGGAACCCTCTTCTATCTGCTGCTGCTTACGGCCAAGACCCTGCTCGACATCCCTTTCAGCCTCTATCGAACCTTCGTTCTCGAGGCCCGTTACGGCTTCAACACCCAGACCCTGGGTTTGTGGATCGCCGATCTGCTCAAGGGCCTGGCGATCAGTCTGGTGCTCCTCGGTCTGCTTTTGGCGGGGGGCTTCTGGCTGGTCGAGGTCAGCCCGCAGTCCTGGTGGCTCTGGGGGTGGGGGCTCTTTGCTCTGTTCACCCTCTTTGTCATGCTGATTTCCCCGTACGTCATCGAACCGCTCTTCTTCCGTTTCGAGCCGGTGCGCAAAGAAGGGGTAGAAGAGGGGGTGAAGGCGTTGATGGCGCGGGCCGGACTGGCCGCCGGGCGGGTTTTTCAGGTCGACGCCTCGCGCCGCAGCCGTCACGGCAACGCCTATTTCACCGGCATCGGCCGGGTCAAGCGCATCGTTCTCTTCGACACCCTGATCGAACGCTTGCAGGCCGGAGAAATTCTCGCCATTCTCGCCCACGAAATCGGCCACTGGAAAAAACGGCACATCTTCAAGCGTCTGCTCGTCACCGAACTGCTGGCTCTGGGCAGCTTTTATCTGGCCTATCGACTCATCGGCTGGGGCGGGGTGCCGGGGCTGTTTGGTATCGACAGCCTCTCCTTCGCGGCCCAGTGGCTGCCGCTGGCCTTTCTCGGTTCCCTGGTGTCTTTTCCCTTCACCCCCGTGAGCGCCTGGTTCTTCCGCCGTGACGAATGGCAGGCCGACCGCTATGCCTGTGAACTGCACGGCAACCCCGAGGATCTCGCCTCGGGCCTGGTCACCCTCGCCCGGGACAATCTCGCCAATCTGCACCCCCATCCCTGGTACGCGGCCTTCTACTTCTCCCATCCGCCGGTCGTGGAGCGGGTGCGGCGTCTGCGCGAGGCGGGGAAATGA
- the rbr gene encoding rubrerythrin has product MSLKGTRTEKNILTAFAGESQARNRYTYFAAQAKKEGYVQMADIFEETANQEKEHAKRLFKMLEGGEVEVTASFPAGVIGTTAENLREAAAGENHEHTEMYPSFAKIAREEGLNEIADVFMAIAVAEKQHEKRYLDLLANIENNRVFKREKPTVWRCRNCGYIHEGTTAVDKCPACAHAQAHFELLGENY; this is encoded by the coding sequence ATGTCCTTGAAAGGAACCCGCACCGAAAAAAACATCCTCACCGCCTTCGCCGGTGAAAGCCAGGCCCGTAATCGCTACACCTACTTCGCGGCCCAAGCCAAGAAGGAAGGCTATGTGCAGATGGCCGACATCTTCGAGGAGACCGCCAACCAGGAAAAAGAGCACGCCAAGCGTCTCTTCAAAATGCTTGAGGGGGGCGAGGTGGAAGTCACCGCGTCCTTCCCCGCCGGCGTGATCGGCACCACGGCGGAAAACCTGCGCGAAGCGGCGGCTGGCGAAAACCATGAGCATACCGAGATGTATCCTTCCTTCGCCAAGATCGCCCGCGAAGAAGGACTCAACGAGATCGCCGATGTCTTCATGGCCATTGCCGTGGCCGAGAAGCAACACGAAAAGCGCTATCTCGACCTGCTCGCCAACATCGAAAACAACCGGGTTTTCAAACGGGAAAAACCGACCGTCTGGCGTTGCCGCAACTGCGGCTACATCCATGAAGGGACGACCGCCGTGGATAAATGCCCGGCCTGCGCCCATGCCCAGGCCCACTTTGAGCTGCTCGGCGAAAACTACTGA
- a CDS encoding response regulator transcription factor → MKKILIVDDQADVQKLLAIVLSRKDRQLFYAASGEEAIAIARVEIPDLILLDVMMPGGMDGYQAARILKAEEATRDCPIIAMTAKAQEEDRQEAFAAGADAYVSKPFDMGDLQVKVETLLA, encoded by the coding sequence ATGAAAAAGATTCTCATCGTTGATGATCAGGCCGATGTGCAAAAGCTTTTGGCGATTGTGCTCAGTCGTAAGGACCGCCAGCTCTTTTACGCCGCCAGCGGCGAGGAAGCGATCGCTATTGCCCGCGTCGAAATTCCCGATCTGATTCTGCTCGACGTGATGATGCCGGGGGGGATGGACGGCTATCAGGCGGCCCGGATTCTCAAGGCAGAGGAGGCGACGCGCGACTGTCCGATCATCGCCATGACCGCCAAGGCTCAGGAGGAGGATCGCCAGGAGGCTTTCGCCGCCGGCGCCGATGCCTATGTAAGCAAACCCTTCGATATGGGGGATCTGCAAGTCAAGGTCGAAACCCTACTGGCTTGA
- a CDS encoding desulfoferrodoxin, giving the protein MAKQLEVYKCSVCGNIVEVLHGGPGELVCCGQSMALLTENTVDAAKEKHVPVIEKGAGSITVKVGSVAHPMEEKHYIEWIELIADGKVYRQFLKPGDKPEATFPITAEKVSAREYCNLHGHWAAQG; this is encoded by the coding sequence ATGGCGAAACAACTCGAAGTTTACAAATGCTCCGTCTGTGGCAATATCGTTGAAGTGCTTCACGGCGGTCCCGGCGAACTCGTCTGCTGCGGGCAATCGATGGCCCTATTGACGGAAAACACCGTCGACGCCGCCAAGGAAAAGCATGTCCCGGTGATCGAAAAAGGCGCAGGCTCCATCACCGTCAAGGTCGGCAGCGTTGCCCACCCGATGGAGGAGAAGCACTACATCGAGTGGATCGAACTGATCGCCGACGGCAAGGTCTACCGGCAGTTCCTCAAGCCCGGCGACAAACCGGAAGCGACCTTCCCCATCACCGCCGAGAAGGTCAGCGCCCGCGAATACTGCAACCTGCACGGCCACTGGGCTGCCCAAGGCTAA
- a CDS encoding response regulator transcription factor, protein MKTIMIVDDQPHVRQLVEISLRRDDWRVVAVESGEAAIVQAPAQPPDLIIMDIMMPGGMDGFQAIEALKKHPATAACPVLVLTAKSQESERRRSLELGAAGYLAKPFKLATLIAQVEELLQGTSPLS, encoded by the coding sequence ATGAAGACGATTATGATTGTGGACGATCAGCCCCATGTCCGCCAGTTGGTGGAAATCTCTCTGCGTCGCGACGATTGGCGCGTCGTCGCCGTCGAATCGGGCGAAGCCGCCATCGTTCAGGCCCCGGCTCAACCGCCGGACCTGATCATCATGGATATCATGATGCCCGGCGGCATGGATGGCTTCCAGGCCATCGAAGCGCTGAAGAAGCATCCCGCCACGGCCGCTTGCCCGGTGCTGGTCTTGACCGCCAAGAGTCAGGAATCCGAGCGCCGACGTTCCCTGGAGTTGGGCGCCGCGGGGTACCTGGCGAAACCTTTCAAACTGGCGACGCTCATCGCCCAAGTTGAAGAGCTGCTGCAGGGGACGTCCCCTTTATCATGA